The Watersipora subatra chromosome 1, tzWatSuba1.1, whole genome shotgun sequence genome has a window encoding:
- the LOC137407131 gene encoding receptor-type tyrosine-protein phosphatase epsilon-like: MPSVECLVGRQEGNIPKNRFKNITATDSNRVTLNISRGYLTDYINANYIMDYRGTSSFVAAQGPLPGTIEDMWRMIHDTNSSAIVMLANPVEATKNKCAVYWPMSKTPERFGQFEKSRTVKQFHFTQWPDHGVPTTTGLLSFRQRVKQDAARSQAPVIVHCSAGVGRTGTFIGLDILIDEAHDKSKREPAVNLMKCVYNMRKQRTKMIQTHDQYQFLYEVLAEALTGGDSLVDCSQFTETLAKWRKAAPNGKSVIEKQFDEMNAAAVEVAASRYSAAYSEENVPKSRDSVVLPLDLHRVRISAVADDTDFINAVYIHGYHHRNGFVATQTPLPTTTYDFWNMVITIQSPVVVFFNDTKNKQYWPTDGLTIQSGIFIIECLRTNNPCNWYKEVEICCTMGSTEHRTTLIVVKMSSKLPTSGQMVTLCNKLQKYATSENDIITVQCSNGNRLSGLFVVAMNLFLRARIEQEVDIVLEVKLARRSRPEFIADFASFSFLYDFISSYLNDFSEYANFR, translated from the exons ATGCCGTCAGTTGAGTGTCTAGTTGGTCGACAGGAAGGCAACATACCCAAGAACAGATTTAAAAACATAACTGCAA CGGACTCCAACAGAGTGACTTTGAACATAAGTAGAGGTTATCTCACAGACTACATCAATGCCAACTACATCATG GATTATAGAGGGACAAGCTCTTTTGTAGCTGCGCAAG GACCCCTTCCTGGGACAATTGAGGACATGTGGAGGATGATTCATGACACCAACTCATCCGCGATTGTTATGCTGGCAAATCCTGTTGAGGCTACCAAG AACAAATGTGCAGTCTACTGGCCCATGAGCAAGACTCCAGAGAGGTTTGGTCAGTTTGAA AAATCACGAACTGTGAAGCAGTTTCACTTCACCCAGTGGCCTGATCATGGTGTACCAACTACAACAGGGCTGCTCAGCTTCAGACAGAGGGTCAAACAGGATGCAGCACGCAGTCAAGCCCCAGTGATAGTTCACTGCAG CGCTGGTGTGGGTAGAACTGGCACTTTTATAGGGCTAGACATTCTGATTGATGAGGCTCATGACAAGAGCAAGCGAGAGCCAGCTGTCAACCTGATGAAGTGTGTCTACAACATGAGGAAACAGAGGACTAAAATGATTCAGACACAT GACCAGTATCAGTTCCTGTATGAAGTGTTGGCTGAAGCACTTACAGGTGGTGACAGTCTTGTTGATTGCTCACAGTTTACTGAAACTCTTGCCAAGTGGAGGAAG GCAGCACCGAATGGTAAGAGTGTCATAGAGAAACAATTTGATGAAATGAATGCAGCTGCTGTAGAAGTTGCTGCCTCACGCTACTCTGCTGCCTACTCTGAGGAGAATGTTCCGAAGAGCCGAGACTCTGTCGTGCTTCCAC TGGACTTACACAGAGTAAGGATCTCTGCTGTGGCAGATGACACAGACTTCATCAATGCTGTATATATTCAT GGTTACCATCATCGAAATGGATTTGTGGCAACTCAGACTCCCTTGCCAACCACCACATATGACTTCTGGAATATGGTGATCACCATACAGAGTCCAGTCGTTGTGTTCTTTAATGACACCAAA AACAAACAATACTGGCCTACTGATGGGCTGACCATCCAATCTGGAATTTTCATCATAGAATGCTTGAGAACAAACAACCCATGCAACTGGTACAAAGAGGTTGAGATCTGTTGCACCATGGGATCG ACAGAGCATAGGACAACATTGATTGTAGTGAAGATGTCTTCAAAATTACCAACTTCCGGCCAGATGGTAACATTATGCAACAAGCTGCAGAAGTATGCAACATCTGAGAATGATATTATCACTGTGCAGTGCAG CAATGGTAACAGACTGAGTGGTCTGTTTGTGGTAGCCATGAATCTCTTCTTGAGGGCTCGCATTGAACAGGAAGTAGATATCGTTCTGGAAGTTAAATTGGCTCGACGGAGCAGACCAGAGTTCATAGCTGACTTT GCTTCATTCAGCTTCCTCTATGACTTCATCTCTTCCTACTTGAATGACTTCAGCGAATACGCCAACTTTCGCTGA